The Flavobacterium psychrotrophum region AATGGCAGAACAGTGTTATAAAAAAGCCATAGCTAATGCAAGTGCGGTAAATGCTAACAGCCTTGAGGCTTTTGCACTAAAGGGACTTTCAGATTTATACCTGCACCAGGAGAAGTATGAACTGGCAATAGCTAATTTGCAAAAGGCGCTTGAACTTTGTAAAGATGTGGGAGATTTATTGCTTGAAGGGACCATATATCATGGCCTTGCAGAAAATTATCTTTTAACCGGAAATACAAAAAAATTTACATACTATAGAGAACTGTCTTTAAACAGCCAGAACACTATAAAAGAGGCTGAGCGAAAAGCCATCAGCGATTCTGTAAATGGCCTTGCCAAATCTCATAAAGAAAGTATAAGCATGCTCAATAATCAGTTTTTTAAGTTTATTAGCCTGCTTACCGGAGTAATTTTATTGACTGTTTTTTTTGCTGCCAGGTATTATATAAGGTCTAAGAAAGCTATGGCGGGGCAAAAAAACAAACTCGACTTAATATTAAGCACACAACAGCAGCGTGAGGCCTAAAAAAGGGTTAGGAAACTAAAGTGCCGATGTATAATGTGTTACATTTGTAAAAAAGCTTTCTAAATTCCCGAATTACAAAAGCCATTAAATAGTTAAAGGGTTAAGTTTTCGTCAAATTTGCTTTTTGAGTTTAAAATTTAAAAAACATTTTACTTAATGGCTGTAAAACTACTCCGACCAAAAAAGCTGACAGGGCAAATCCAGACGGATCAAACCGGTGCTCATTTGCCTGCCCGGAAGAACATGATTGCAATGCTACTTGTTGCTTTTTGTTTCTTTTGTGGCAATTTTGCTAATGCGCAGTTGGCGCTCGAAAATTTTAGCAACGGAATACCTTCAACCTGGGCGCAGGTAAACACACCTACAGGCAGTGCCACATGGGGTATTTCTACAGATGGTTACCAGGATAGCAGTGCGGCCTATATAAACCCGGCAGCAGCAAATATAGGTGCCGGAAACACGTCTACACATTACCTTATAACGCCACTGGTTACTGTACCGGCCAATGGCGAAATCAGCTTCTACACAAAACAGTCTGATGCTGTAAACCATGGTAACATTTACCAGGTGCGAGTATCTACCGCAGGACAAACAGACCCTGCCGGCTTCAGTACTATTTTAGCAACCTGGACAGAAGCTGAATTAAACACTGCCACACCAATAGGCTACGAACGCAAAACGGTAACCATACCATCGAGTATTGCTCCGGGTCTTGGTGTATACATTGCGTTTGTGGTAATAAATGATCAGCCTGCTGCTGCCCCTGATGCAGATACATGGTATATTGATGATGTATCAGTAACTTCGGCACAGTTGTGTGCCCCTGTGCTTGCAGACAGTTTTCAGGCTGCGGGTATCAGTACTACATCAGCCACACTTTCGTGGGCACACGCTACAGCTACAAACTTTGAAATACAGATAGTAGCCAATAATGAAACGCCTGGCACAGCAGGTACAGCTACAGGAAACACTTATAATGTATCAAACCTGGAGCCTGCAACAACCTATGACGTTTATATAAAAACGCTTTGCTCATCATCGTCAAGTGTATGGGCAGGACCATTTGAATTTACAACACGTACAGCCGGAACCTCTTGCGACACGGCAATTGTTATTCCGGTAACAAGTACTCCTTATGTATATGCCTCAAACCTGGATTTATTTCAAAATCCAGATGTAACTTATACTACGCATGGCAGCAACTGTTTACCTGCTACGGTTACTGAAAATTATCTGAACGGAGATAAGGCTTTCTTTTCTTATACACCAACCCAAAACGGGTACATAAACATCAAACAATTTACGCTTCCTTACGAGCAGGGAACAGGATGTTTTGGTAATGCACTAACCGGTGTTTTTGTATATGAAGATTGTGCATCGGTAGGGGTAAACTGTTTAGCAGGTTTAAATACTACTACAACAGAGGTGCCTAAATACATTTCTAACTTATATGTAACAGCCGGGCATACCTACATTATTGTTATATCATCTGTATTTGATACTGCAACAAGCATCTGCTTTAATTTTGAATTAAACTTCTCTGTTTGCCCTGCACCAAGTATTTATACATATAAAGATTTATTGCAAACCAGTATATCTGTATCATGGAATAATCCTTCGGGTGCTGCAAGCTGGCAATATGCAGTTCAGCCTGCTGGTGCCGGAGTTCCTACAGTAGCCGGCACGGTTACCAATACAAATACAGACAATCTTATTAATACAGGCCTTGTTGCAGGAACTGCTTATGAGCTGTATGTAAGATCGGTTTGTAATGGTACACCGGGCGAGTGGGGTATACCTTTAGCATTCACCACGCAGTGTGAGCCATTTAACACGCCATATACCGAATCTTTTGATGGTGCAACAGAATCTGACCCTTCAGCATGTTGGACACCTTTAAACATAAATGGAGATGATGTGGTATGGAGAAACTCGTGGGAGAATTTTATGATCTCTACGGGCAACAACGCTACAAATAATAACGACATGCTTGTTTCTCCTACTATAAACCTTGGCACAACACCAAAAAGGCTAAGGTTTAAATACCAGACTTCGGGTGGCGTTAGCCGTTTCTCGGTAGTACTGTCTACAACAGGTATTGGTGCCGGCAACTTTACAACGGTAATAATGCCTACAATTAGCCAGGATACTGACTATGAAGTTGTAGAAAAAATAGTAAATATACCTACCAATATTACCGGAAACGTAAATATTGCATGGTATGTAGATGCAGGAGCAGATGAAACAGCATACAGCTTAATTCTTGATGACGTAGTTGTTGAAGATAAACCAGAATGTTCTGATCCGTTAGCGCTTACTGCCGTAGATATTACAACAGCCGCAGCTAACCTTTCATGGCAAGCAGGCGATACAGAAACACAGTGGCAAATTGTAGTACAGCCAAAAGATACCGGAGTGCCTACAGGTACAGGTATACTGCTTACAGATACTGCTTATGCTGCAACCGGCCTTACACATGCCACGCAGTATGAATATTATGTAAGGGCATATTGCTCTTCTGCGCAGCAAAGCAACTGGGCAGGGCCGTTTTATTTTACAACGCTGTGTAGTGTATTTGATACGCCATTCTATGAAAGCTTTAACGATGACGATCCGGGTACGCATAAATCGTGCTGGACTACAAATGATGTGAATGAAGACGGGGTAGCATGGCAAATTACAGCTAACGCAACATCAATTCAGGGCAACAGGTTTTGGGGTACACCATCATATGATGACTGGTTAATATCTCCTGCAATTAATGTAGTGGGCACTAAAGCCTTAAAGTTTGATTACAGGTCTGCATTTTCAGTTTTCTATCCTAACCCAAGATTTGGTGTTGAGGTTTTAATGTCTACTACAGATACTAATCCTGAAAGTTTTAGTGTGGTAATGCCATTAATGACTTTTACTAATATTGAATATCTTCAAAAAACGATATATATAAATGCTAACGGACCTGTTTATATTGCATTCAGGGTACCGCCTGCATTCTCTACAGTAGGGGGTACATCAATATTAAATATAGATAATGTAAGAATAGAAGATGCTCCGGCCTGTCCGGATCCATCAGCACTAACCGCATCTGGCATTACCCAGAGCACGGCAACGCTTGCCTGGTCTACAGGGAATCTGGAAACACAGTGGGAAATTAAAGTTCAGACAGCTGGTACAGGCTTGCCTACAACAGCAGGAACACTAACAACTAATAATACAGCTTATCCTGCGGCGTCTTTACTGCCAAATACAACATACGAATACTATGTAAGGTCATATTGTAGTGCTACAGAACAAAGCCAGTGGGTAGGGCCATTTACCTTTACCACGCTTTGTGAGGCATTTACAACACCTTTTACAGAAACATTTAATACAAACTCAGCATCAGAGGCATGCTGGAGGGTAATCAACGGAAATTCTGATTCTTATACATGGAATACTAACATAACCATTAATACATATGAAGGTAACCAGACAGCAGGTATGTTTACCGGCAGTAACGGTGCTAATGATGACTGGCTAATTTCTCCAACAATAACCGTTAGGGCAGGGCAGCGTTTACGTTACTATTACAGGGTATACAGTTCAGATTTTCATGAAGATATAGAGGTTAAATTATCGACAAATGGTATAGCTCCTGCCGAGTTTACCACGATGTTATATGAAAGAGATTTTTATG contains the following coding sequences:
- a CDS encoding tetratricopeptide repeat protein, whose translation is MYKNPDRLIYLGDSVYKSSAKDSPERVKALMLKINGYTAKRDYEKSLKLLLKAQEIVQKTNDIDLQALVINRHAIIYQQLKIYDKALENVDRGNEFIKNHPVKNAEFLQATNFLVKGIIYKEQLSCELAINYFNKAVAKYGETTSIKKAYPNLSIAEYNKGQCYASSQNYEMAEQCYKKAIANASAVNANSLEAFALKGLSDLYLHQEKYELAIANLQKALELCKDVGDLLLEGTIYHGLAENYLLTGNTKKFTYYRELSLNSQNTIKEAERKAISDSVNGLAKSHKESISMLNNQFFKFISLLTGVILLTVFFAARYYIRSKKAMAGQKNKLDLILSTQQQREA